The genomic segment CCTTGGTCGCGCCCGTCGCGCAGTCCTTCCAAAAGTTGTTCATGGGTCGAGCCGGGTTGACGAGGATCGGCTTGCGGCCAAAGCGCGTAGGCTGCGAGCGGATCGGTCATCGAAGCGAAGTAGGCCAGCCAAGCGCCGCCGATCATCAACACGGCCGAGAGGACATGGCACCGCCAGTTGCGCGCGATCGAGCGCGCGATGCCGTCGAGCAAGAGCGTAGCCAGTCCGGTCAGCATCGAACGTCGCGGCGGCAGATAGATCAGGCTATGCGCCGAAGCCGTGAGGCTGTTGAGGTAGGTGATCAAGCGGGTGTCGGTGCTGCGCGTCGAGGCTTGCGCGAGGTGGATCGTCGTCCGACGGTAGAGCACGTCCAACCGGCTGAGCTCTTCGACCGACATCGAACGGAGCGACTTGCGCCCTTTTCGCACGAGCGCTTCGAGTTCGTTCCACGTCGGCTTGTTCCGCGCGAGAAAACCGCTCATACTCGATCCCTCACCGCAAAAAGTCTCGACCCGAACATCAGAGTCCGTCGCATGGCGCCGCAGGTCGAATACGAAACTCCGGAAAACGTCCGGCTCTCTTACAAGCCGGCCGGTTTGGGAACCCGCTTCACGGCTTGGTTCTTAGACACGATCATACTGCATGTCGGACTGTTTTTCTTCATGATCGCGTTGGTGTTCGTCGCCGCGTCGCTCGACGGCATCCTCCGCGACTGGTTTCGCGACCTCGATCGGTATTTCAAAACCGAAGGGAAAAGCGATCCCCAAACGGTCGGGCTCATCATCATCGGCATCGCGATGTTGTTTTGGGGCTTCGGCAGTTTCGTTTACTTCGGCTTTAGCGAACTTTTGTTGCGCGGGCAAACCATCGGGAAGAAAGCCGCGAAGATTCGGGTCGTCAAGCTCGAAGGCTTCGCGCTGGATGCCGTGAGTATTTTCGTGCGAAACATTTTTCGCGTCGTCGATCATTTTCCGTTGCTCTGGATCGTGCCGCTGCTGTCGTCGCGCTCGCAGCGGTTCGGCGATATGGCCTCGGGCACGATCGTCGTCAGCGACGAGCCGCAAGAACTGAGCGAGATCCGCACCCGGCTCGCGAGCCTGACGACCGCCGAGGCTCGCTACCGTTTCGATCACGCGAAGCTCGGACGTTTGAAGCCCGGCGACATCGACGCGGTCGAGCGGATCTTGGAACGGTGGACGACCATGAGCGCCGCCCAGCGGCAACAGATCGGCGAAGGGATGGTCGGCGCGCTCTGCCGGAAGATGCAAGTCGACGAGCCGCCGCCGGAAGATCGACGCGTCTTTCTGGAAGACCTGCTGGCCGCGGAATTTCGCCGCCAGGATCGCCAGTTGCGATAAGCCGGACGTCGCCGTCGGGCTACTTTTGCTTGAGCGTGATCACGCCGTCCCAGCCGCGCGGCGGTTCGGCATGGTGTTCCAACAAGTAAGCGATCAGAAACTCTCTGACTCGGTCGTGCGTCGGAAGCTCGTAGAGAATCTTCAGCGCGTCCGACCAATTCCCTTCGACGACGGCATCGGCGGCGCTTTCGAATAAGCCGATCTGCTCGTTGCTCACGGCTCCTTCTTGGTTCGCCGCCGGCAACAGCTCGGCGATCCACAACGGATCGTCCATGCCCGCCGGCCTGACCTTCGCCACTCGCCGCACGCGCGCTTCCTCTGGCGGCATCGTCCGGCGCACGTAATCGGCCGTCGCTTCATCGATGAGAATGTTGGCTCGTAAATGTTTCGTCATCGTTTCCAAACGACCGCCGAGATTGACCGCGGGTCCGAAGACGCCGACCTTCGCTTGTTGCTGCGGTCCGATTCGTCCGGCGATGGCGCGACCGTGGGCGATGCCGATGCCGACGCGAAAATCGGTCAGCACGTGGTTCGAGTCGCGGGCCGCGGCCATGAACTCCGCCGCGATCTCGAGCGCCGTGCGGCAGGCGGCCGCGGGATCATCGCTCGAGCCGGTGGGCCAGCCCCAGAAGCCGAGCGCAGCGTCACCTTGGAAATCGGCGATGATCCCTTCGTGCCGCACGATCGCATCGGCCATGACTCCGAGCGCCGTGCCGATCCGTTGGAGCAAGTCGTGCAATTCGCGGCGGGCTCGCTCGGCGCGGCGCGAGAAGCCGCGCACGTCGCAAAACAGGACCGTCACGTCGGCTTCGCGCGGCGCGAGCACGTCGTCGCTGTGCTGGTTGCGCAGCGCTTCGACGACGATCGGCGAGAAATATTGCGACATCGCTCCTTCTCGCCGTCGGAGTTGCTGCGATTCGCGGATCGAACCGAGAAACTCCGAGAGCAACTCGGCGAACTTCACGTCCCCCTTCAAGTCGGCCGCCTCGCGCGGACCGCGACCGAGCAGGTTGGAATCGAACGCGCCGCTCACATACAGACACCAACCCTCGCTCCCCGGATTCGACACCGGAACGCAGAACGCCCAGTCGAGGCTCGTCGACAGCGTGACGCTCGGGTCGGCCGCGTTGTTGAAGATGTGCAAAATGCTGCAATGCCCTTGCAGCGCCGAGCGGAGCAAGGTGCGGCTCGGCAGCGTGCGCACATCGGCTGCGCGGCTCGCACTTCTTAAGAAGACCGGGCGATCGTAGTCGCGCCGCGCGGGATCGGCCCCGACGTTCACCACCACCGCGATCGAAGCCGAGCGAATCGTCGAGAGCAAGAACTCGGCCAGCTTTTCGGCCGAGGCTTCGGAAGTCATGCCCGAGGCGATCAGGTCGGGAAGTTTCGCCAACTGCTCTAGGCGGCGCTCGGCGTCGACGAACGCGAGTTGATGTAGCTCCGAGCGCGAGAACGTAAACTCGCAGACGCTCGACAGGCCCGCGACCGATTCTTCGTCGGGCTGAATGGTGAACTTCGTCGAGCCGATCGTGAACTCTTCGCCCGGCGATAACGTCAGCTCGCGCACCTTCCGCCCGAAGTACAGTAGCG from the Planctomycetia bacterium genome contains:
- a CDS encoding RDD family protein; protein product: MAPQVEYETPENVRLSYKPAGLGTRFTAWFLDTIILHVGLFFFMIALVFVAASLDGILRDWFRDLDRYFKTEGKSDPQTVGLIIIGIAMLFWGFGSFVYFGFSELLLRGQTIGKKAAKIRVVKLEGFALDAVSIFVRNIFRVVDHFPLLWIVPLLSSRSQRFGDMASGTIVVSDEPQELSEIRTRLASLTTAEARYRFDHAKLGRLKPGDIDAVERILERWTTMSAAQRQQIGEGMVGALCRKMQVDEPPPEDRRVFLEDLLAAEFRRQDRQLR
- a CDS encoding FHA domain-containing protein yields the protein MATLTICGLDAHHFLRETLPLEQPVCIGRAPRNGWAIPWDAHISREHAEVVWNSRELRVRCLDSARNPLLYFGRKVRELTLSPGEEFTIGSTKFTIQPDEESVAGLSSVCEFTFSRSELHQLAFVDAERRLEQLAKLPDLIASGMTSEASAEKLAEFLLSTIRSASIAVVVNVGADPARRDYDRPVFLRSASRAADVRTLPSRTLLRSALQGHCSILHIFNNAADPSVTLSTSLDWAFCVPVSNPGSEGWCLYVSGAFDSNLLGRGPREAADLKGDVKFAELLSEFLGSIRESQQLRRREGAMSQYFSPIVVEALRNQHSDDVLAPREADVTVLFCDVRGFSRRAERARRELHDLLQRIGTALGVMADAIVRHEGIIADFQGDAALGFWGWPTGSSDDPAAACRTALEIAAEFMAAARDSNHVLTDFRVGIGIAHGRAIAGRIGPQQQAKVGVFGPAVNLGGRLETMTKHLRANILIDEATADYVRRTMPPEEARVRRVAKVRPAGMDDPLWIAELLPAANQEGAVSNEQIGLFESAADAVVEGNWSDALKILYELPTHDRVREFLIAYLLEHHAEPPRGWDGVITLKQK